Proteins from a single region of Pseudarthrobacter sp. NIBRBAC000502772:
- the ribA gene encoding GTP cyclohydrolase II, whose protein sequence is MTASGVSDNSHQNSHHRGAVGNGRAHHPVSGGPIVQLPTAFGDFVTQAWTDLVTGAEHLAVSSPNPPREGVAPLVRLHSECLTGDVFGSYRCDCGEQLAYALELINEFGGTLLYLRGQEGRGIGLANKIKAYALQEAGFDTVEANEQLGLPVDARCYKAAAQILAEMGLHEIRLLSNNPDKKNRLAKAGVKVVEMVPTEVPSRDQNIRYLQTKKDRMEHRLMLDTHVVTVPSGAADDFDHDQN, encoded by the coding sequence ATGACGGCTTCCGGAGTATCGGACAACAGCCACCAGAACAGCCACCACCGGGGGGCGGTCGGCAATGGCCGGGCCCACCACCCCGTGAGCGGCGGTCCCATTGTGCAGCTTCCCACGGCATTTGGCGATTTCGTTACCCAGGCGTGGACAGACCTGGTCACTGGCGCCGAACACCTGGCGGTGAGCTCGCCCAACCCGCCCAGGGAGGGCGTTGCTCCGCTGGTCAGGCTGCATTCCGAGTGCCTGACCGGCGACGTCTTCGGCTCCTACCGTTGTGACTGTGGCGAACAGCTGGCGTATGCCCTGGAGCTGATCAACGAGTTCGGCGGCACGCTGCTGTACCTGCGCGGGCAGGAAGGCCGGGGGATCGGGCTGGCCAACAAGATCAAGGCCTATGCCCTCCAGGAAGCGGGCTTTGACACCGTGGAGGCCAACGAGCAGCTGGGACTGCCGGTGGACGCCCGCTGCTACAAGGCGGCCGCCCAGATCCTGGCCGAGATGGGCCTCCACGAGATCCGGCTCCTGAGCAACAACCCGGACAAAAAGAACAGGCTCGCCAAAGCCGGTGTGAAGGTAGTGGAAATGGTGCCCACCGAGGTGCCGTCCCGCGACCAGAACATCCGCTACCTGCAGACCAAAAAGGACCGCATGGAGCACCGGCTGATGCTGGACACCCACGTTGTCACGGTGCCAAGCGGCGCTGCCGACGATTTCGACCACGACCAAAACTGA
- the ribH gene encoding 6,7-dimethyl-8-ribityllumazine synthase, with the protein MSGHGAPDIDLTTLNPAETSQLRLAIVAASWHTQIMDGLLDGALRAAKDAGISEPTVLRVPGAFELPVAAARLAPHFDAVVALGVVIRGGTPHFEYVCQAATSGLTDVSVSTGVPVGFGVLTCDTEQQGLDRAGLPGSSEDKGHEAVTAALATALLLKQYT; encoded by the coding sequence ATGAGCGGACACGGCGCACCAGATATTGACCTCACCACCCTCAACCCGGCGGAAACGTCGCAGCTGCGGCTGGCCATCGTGGCAGCCAGCTGGCACACCCAGATCATGGACGGGCTCTTGGACGGTGCCCTGCGCGCCGCCAAGGACGCGGGCATCAGCGAACCCACCGTTCTGCGCGTTCCGGGCGCCTTCGAGCTTCCCGTCGCCGCCGCGCGGCTGGCACCGCACTTTGACGCAGTGGTGGCCCTCGGCGTCGTGATCCGGGGCGGCACGCCGCACTTTGAATACGTCTGCCAGGCGGCGACGTCGGGACTGACCGATGTCAGTGTCTCCACCGGCGTCCCGGTGGGCTTCGGCGTGCTGACCTGCGATACGGAGCAGCAGGGACTGGACCGCGCGGGCCTGCCGGGCTCCAGCGAGGACAAGGGCCACGAAGCCGTGACGGCAGCCCTGGCCACCGCATTGCTCCTCAAGCAGTACACGTAG
- a CDS encoding phosphoribosyl-ATP diphosphatase, giving the protein MKNFETLFAELSEKAATRPAGSRTVAELESGVHGIGKKVVEEAAEVWMAAEYESDEATAEEISQLLYHLQVLMLAKGLTLEDVYKHL; this is encoded by the coding sequence GTGAAGAATTTCGAGACGCTGTTCGCTGAACTGAGTGAGAAGGCAGCCACCCGCCCGGCAGGCTCCCGCACCGTCGCTGAATTGGAGTCCGGAGTCCACGGCATTGGCAAGAAAGTCGTGGAGGAAGCAGCCGAAGTGTGGATGGCCGCTGAGTACGAATCCGATGAGGCCACGGCCGAGGAAATCTCCCAGCTGCTCTACCACCTGCAGGTTCTGATGCTCGCTAAAGGCCTGACCCTGGAAGACGTCTACAAGCATCTGTAG
- the hisG gene encoding ATP phosphoribosyltransferase, with translation MLRVAVPNKGSLSEAASAMLTEAGYRQRRDTRELVMMDPDNDIEFFFLRPRDIAVYVGRGTLDVGITGRDLLLDAEVEAEELLPLGFAASTFRFAGPVGDFATAEELEGKRLATSYDGLLRGYLAERGINAKVVRLDGAVESSVRLGVADAIADVVETGNTLKAAGMEIFGEPILKSEAVLIRRTGEGGAANGTAKEIEVLIRRLQGVLVARQYVLMDYDIRKELVEQAAALTPGLESPTVSPLRDSDWVAVRSMVPKKETNRIMDELYDLGARAILVSSIHACRI, from the coding sequence ATGCTGCGAGTAGCCGTCCCCAACAAAGGCTCCCTGTCCGAAGCCGCCTCCGCCATGCTGACCGAAGCGGGCTACCGCCAGCGCCGCGACACCCGCGAGCTGGTCATGATGGACCCTGACAACGACATCGAGTTCTTCTTCCTCCGCCCGCGCGACATCGCTGTCTACGTCGGACGCGGAACCCTCGACGTCGGCATCACCGGCCGCGACCTGCTGCTGGACGCCGAGGTGGAGGCTGAGGAACTGCTGCCCCTGGGCTTCGCTGCGTCCACGTTCCGCTTCGCCGGACCGGTGGGCGACTTCGCCACGGCAGAAGAGCTTGAAGGAAAGCGCCTCGCCACGAGCTATGACGGGCTGCTCCGCGGCTACCTCGCCGAGCGGGGCATCAATGCCAAGGTGGTCCGGCTCGACGGCGCCGTGGAGTCGTCAGTACGCCTCGGCGTAGCTGACGCCATCGCCGACGTCGTGGAAACGGGCAACACCCTCAAAGCCGCCGGGATGGAAATCTTCGGCGAGCCGATCCTCAAATCGGAAGCGGTCCTGATCCGCCGCACCGGCGAAGGCGGAGCGGCGAACGGCACCGCCAAGGAGATTGAAGTCCTGATCCGCCGCCTGCAGGGCGTCCTCGTGGCACGCCAGTACGTGCTCATGGACTACGACATCCGCAAGGAACTCGTGGAACAGGCCGCCGCACTGACCCCCGGCCTGGAATCACCCACCGTCTCACCGCTGCGCGACTCCGACTGGGTGGCCGTCCGGTCCATGGTTCCGAAGAAGGAAACCAACCGGATCATGGATGAGCTCTACGACCTCGGCGCCCGCGCCATCCTGGTCAGCAGCATCCACGCCTGCCGTATCTGA
- the hisF gene encoding imidazole glycerol phosphate synthase subunit HisF, which translates to MAVAVRVIPCLDVDAGRVVKGINFEGLRDAGDPVELAHRYDNAGADELTFLDVTASSGNRETTFDVVRRTAEEVFIPLTVGGGVRGVAEVDKLLRFGADKASINTAAVARPDVINEISRHFGSQVLVLSVDARRTRPGSQPTPSGFEVTTHGGRTGTGIDAIEWAREAADRGIGEILLNSIDADGTKDGFDLELIRLVRAAVKVPIIASGGAGEPAHFPPAVAAGADAVLAASIFHWGPDNMMSQVKQAIRDAGFEVR; encoded by the coding sequence ATGGCTGTAGCTGTACGAGTCATCCCCTGCCTCGACGTCGACGCCGGGCGCGTTGTGAAGGGCATCAACTTCGAGGGGCTCCGCGACGCGGGCGACCCGGTGGAGCTGGCGCACCGGTACGACAATGCGGGCGCCGACGAGCTGACGTTCCTCGATGTCACGGCGTCCTCGGGCAACCGCGAAACCACCTTCGACGTGGTCCGCCGTACGGCCGAGGAAGTCTTCATCCCGCTGACGGTAGGCGGCGGTGTCCGCGGTGTTGCCGAGGTGGACAAGCTCCTGCGTTTTGGCGCGGACAAGGCTTCCATCAACACGGCCGCCGTTGCCCGCCCGGACGTCATCAACGAAATCAGCCGGCATTTCGGTTCGCAGGTGCTGGTCCTGTCCGTGGACGCCCGCCGGACCCGCCCCGGGTCCCAGCCCACGCCGTCGGGCTTTGAAGTGACCACCCACGGCGGCCGCACCGGTACCGGGATCGACGCCATCGAGTGGGCCAGGGAAGCTGCCGACCGCGGCATCGGCGAAATCCTGCTCAACTCCATCGACGCCGACGGCACCAAGGACGGCTTCGACCTGGAACTGATCCGGCTGGTCCGGGCAGCCGTGAAAGTGCCGATCATCGCCTCAGGAGGTGCCGGGGAACCGGCCCACTTCCCGCCTGCCGTCGCCGCGGGAGCGGACGCCGTGCTGGCAGCCTCGATCTTCCACTGGGGCCCGGACAACATGATGTCCCAGGTCAAGCAGGCCATCCGCGACGCAGGCTTCGAAGTCCGCTAA
- a CDS encoding TIGR03085 family metal-binding protein → MHFVEPSREVLAETLLAAGPDAPTLCRGWRTRDLAAHLYLRERKAAVGLGLIIKRLSKASDKATAKLAAKLKTADDYTGLVNTFRGGPPALSPMNIKALDESSNLIEYFVHTEDIRRAVDRWAPRALDEAYSDALWDELIKRAAILYRGVDLGIVLVRPSGPRHVAKRAPVSVAIVGEPGELLMHAHGRTRHALVTFEGQPDAVALLQSAEVGL, encoded by the coding sequence ATGCATTTCGTCGAACCGTCCCGAGAAGTCCTGGCCGAAACCCTGCTGGCGGCCGGCCCTGATGCCCCCACCCTCTGCAGAGGCTGGCGCACCAGGGACCTTGCCGCGCACCTTTACCTTCGCGAACGCAAGGCTGCCGTAGGGCTTGGCCTCATCATCAAGCGCCTGTCCAAGGCTTCGGACAAGGCCACCGCCAAACTCGCGGCGAAGCTGAAAACCGCTGACGACTACACCGGCCTCGTGAACACCTTCCGTGGTGGCCCGCCGGCTCTCTCCCCCATGAACATCAAGGCATTGGACGAGAGCTCCAACCTGATCGAATATTTCGTCCACACCGAGGACATCCGCCGGGCTGTGGACCGCTGGGCGCCGCGCGCCCTCGACGAGGCCTACTCGGACGCCCTCTGGGACGAACTGATCAAGCGGGCAGCCATCCTTTACCGTGGCGTCGACCTTGGCATTGTGCTGGTGCGCCCGTCCGGGCCGCGGCACGTCGCCAAGCGGGCACCGGTTTCGGTGGCGATCGTGGGTGAGCCGGGTGAACTGCTGATGCACGCCCACGGCCGGACCCGCCACGCCCTGGTCACCTTCGAAGGCCAGCCGGACGCCGTCGCCCTGCTCCAGTCGGCAGAAGTCGGCCTCTAA
- the hisI gene encoding phosphoribosyl-AMP cyclohydrolase: MSEQPASAPVIVPAPTTSPLPHAVAAALKRDGAGLVAAVVQQFDTHEVLMLGWMDDEALHRTMTSGRVTFYSRSRQEYWRKGDTSGHVQWVKSVALDCDGDALLIRVDQVGAACHTGTRTCFDGRDLDVLAGEAL; the protein is encoded by the coding sequence ATGTCTGAGCAGCCCGCCTCCGCCCCCGTAATAGTCCCGGCCCCCACCACAAGCCCGCTTCCGCACGCTGTTGCGGCCGCGTTGAAGCGCGACGGCGCCGGGCTGGTGGCCGCGGTGGTCCAGCAGTTCGACACCCACGAAGTGCTGATGCTGGGCTGGATGGACGATGAAGCCCTGCACCGCACCATGACCAGCGGCCGGGTCACGTTCTACTCCCGTTCCCGCCAGGAATACTGGCGCAAGGGGGACACCTCCGGCCACGTCCAGTGGGTCAAGTCGGTTGCCCTGGACTGCGACGGCGATGCACTCCTGATCCGCGTGGACCAGGTCGGCGCGGCGTGCCACACCGGCACCCGGACCTGCTTCGACGGCAGGGACCTGGATGTCCTGGCCGGCGAGGCACTCTGA
- a CDS encoding anthranilate synthase component I translates to MQDLGIISPGLEEFRELAGSSRVIPVTLKVLADAETPIGLYRKLAQGQPGTFLMESAAVGGTWSRYSFIGAKSRATLTTKDGQAHWLGQPPAGVPLDGNPVDAIRDTIEALRTSRFDGLPPFTSGLVGFLGWETVRHWERLTSPPEDDLHLPEMALNLVTDMAVHDNHDGTVLLIANAINFDGSSDRVDEAWEDAVARVKALLTTISTPVAQPVSVLEPAALDFASSVEERWDEPSYLAALDRGKEAIVDGEVFQVVISRRFEMECGASPLDVYRVLRNTNPSPYMYIFSLEDADGREYSIVGSSPEALVTVTGEEVITHPIAGSRPRGKTVEGDKALAEELLADQKERAEHLMLVDLSRNDLSKVCVAGTVDVTQFMEVERFSHIMHLVSTVVGKLSPDASAYDVLKATFPAGTLSGAPKPRALRLLDELEPHRRGIYGGVVGYLDFAGDMDMAIAIRSALLREGRAYVQAGGGIVADSVNPTEALETVNKAAAPLRAVHTAGSLHNIAAESLPGTSHLSDAGTAGESQAAE, encoded by the coding sequence ATGCAGGACCTTGGAATCATCAGCCCGGGCCTCGAGGAGTTCCGCGAACTCGCCGGCAGCAGCCGGGTCATCCCCGTCACGCTCAAAGTGCTGGCGGACGCGGAGACCCCGATCGGCCTCTACCGGAAGCTGGCCCAGGGCCAGCCCGGCACGTTCCTGATGGAGTCTGCGGCGGTGGGCGGCACGTGGTCGCGGTATTCCTTCATCGGCGCGAAGTCCCGGGCAACCCTGACCACGAAGGACGGCCAGGCGCACTGGCTGGGCCAGCCCCCTGCCGGAGTGCCCCTGGACGGCAATCCCGTGGATGCCATCCGCGACACCATCGAAGCACTGCGGACCAGCAGGTTTGACGGACTGCCGCCGTTCACCTCCGGCCTCGTCGGCTTCCTGGGCTGGGAAACGGTCCGCCACTGGGAACGGCTGACCAGCCCGCCGGAGGATGACCTCCACCTGCCCGAGATGGCGCTGAACCTGGTGACGGACATGGCCGTGCACGACAACCATGACGGCACCGTGCTGCTGATCGCCAACGCCATCAACTTCGATGGCAGCTCCGACCGCGTGGACGAGGCCTGGGAAGATGCCGTGGCCCGGGTCAAGGCCCTCCTGACCACGATCAGCACACCCGTGGCCCAGCCGGTTTCCGTGCTGGAACCCGCCGCCCTGGACTTCGCCTCCAGCGTCGAGGAACGGTGGGACGAACCCTCCTACTTGGCCGCGCTGGATCGCGGCAAGGAAGCCATTGTGGATGGCGAAGTTTTCCAGGTGGTGATTTCACGCCGCTTCGAGATGGAGTGCGGCGCCTCGCCCCTTGACGTGTACCGCGTCCTGCGCAACACAAACCCCAGCCCGTACATGTACATCTTCAGCCTCGAGGACGCCGACGGCCGGGAGTACTCGATCGTCGGGTCCTCGCCCGAGGCCCTGGTGACGGTGACCGGTGAGGAAGTCATCACCCACCCCATCGCCGGTTCACGGCCCCGCGGCAAAACGGTGGAGGGAGACAAAGCCCTCGCCGAGGAACTGCTGGCCGACCAGAAGGAACGCGCCGAACACTTGATGCTCGTGGACCTCTCCCGCAACGATCTGTCTAAGGTCTGCGTGGCGGGAACCGTGGACGTCACGCAGTTCATGGAGGTGGAGCGGTTCAGCCACATCATGCACCTGGTCTCCACCGTGGTGGGCAAGCTGTCCCCGGACGCGAGCGCCTACGACGTCCTGAAGGCGACCTTCCCCGCGGGCACCCTGTCCGGTGCCCCGAAGCCCCGGGCTCTGCGCCTGCTGGACGAGCTTGAACCCCACCGCCGCGGCATCTACGGCGGCGTGGTGGGTTACCTCGACTTTGCCGGCGACATGGACATGGCCATTGCCATCCGCTCGGCCCTTCTCCGTGAAGGCCGCGCCTACGTCCAGGCCGGGGGAGGCATCGTGGCGGACTCGGTGAACCCCACAGAAGCCTTGGAGACTGTGAACAAGGCGGCCGCTCCGCTCCGGGCCGTACACACGGCCGGATCGCTGCACAACATCGCGGCGGAATCGCTCCCCGGCACCTCTCACCTCAGCGACGCCGGCACCGCCGGGGAAAGCCAGGCCGCCGAATGA
- a CDS encoding Trp biosynthesis-associated membrane protein — protein MTVAWARKSTLVLLIAVLALAVFGTTTQTWITVTLDANQVGQAAGDQNTLPVQGSKAATAVTALAVVALAGGLAASIAGKFARWVITALIMLASVGIIAAAATVLADPLGAAQGSIAAATGVTGGNAEVAVTVFPVLAVVAGALLALAALLIIPAGRHWKSRTKYDAATYGGPAGSTAAATGPVDEIDSWDRLSRGDDPT, from the coding sequence ATGACGGTGGCCTGGGCCAGGAAGTCCACGCTGGTACTGCTGATCGCTGTCCTTGCGCTGGCGGTCTTCGGGACCACCACCCAGACCTGGATCACCGTCACCCTGGACGCCAACCAGGTGGGCCAGGCGGCGGGGGACCAGAACACCCTTCCGGTCCAGGGCAGCAAGGCCGCCACCGCGGTGACGGCCCTGGCCGTCGTGGCCCTGGCGGGCGGACTGGCAGCGTCCATCGCAGGAAAGTTCGCGCGGTGGGTCATCACCGCCCTCATCATGTTGGCCTCCGTCGGCATCATTGCCGCGGCCGCCACGGTGCTGGCTGACCCGCTGGGGGCCGCGCAGGGCTCCATCGCCGCTGCCACCGGGGTCACCGGCGGGAACGCGGAAGTGGCTGTTACCGTCTTCCCGGTCCTCGCCGTCGTCGCCGGTGCCTTGCTGGCGCTGGCCGCGTTGCTCATCATCCCCGCTGGCCGGCACTGGAAGTCGCGGACCAAATATGACGCAGCCACATACGGGGGGCCCGCTGGAAGTACGGCGGCCGCCACCGGTCCTGTGGACGAGATCGACAGCTGGGACCGGCTCTCGCGCGGCGACGATCCCACGTGA
- a CDS encoding HGxxPAAW family protein, translating into MSKAPASVSKSGTRTVAPGVVDHSQELGHGNSPAAWTCVIVMLVGALIASIAFVIANTPIFIAGAAVMVLGLILGYVMRKAGYGVEGSKLKSSGH; encoded by the coding sequence ATGAGCAAAGCACCCGCTTCCGTATCGAAATCAGGCACCCGGACCGTTGCCCCCGGCGTCGTTGACCACAGCCAGGAACTTGGCCACGGCAACAGCCCCGCGGCCTGGACCTGCGTGATCGTTATGCTGGTCGGCGCCCTCATCGCGTCCATCGCCTTTGTCATCGCCAACACGCCCATCTTCATCGCGGGCGCAGCCGTGATGGTCCTCGGCCTGATCCTTGGCTACGTCATGCGCAAGGCGGGCTACGGCGTCGAAGGCAGCAAGCTGAAGAGCTCCGGCCACTGA
- the trpC gene encoding indole-3-glycerol phosphate synthase TrpC: protein MATVLDDINAGVWEDMEARKRLVSLAEVKDLAAAAAPARDAWSALGGTAVQRDQLKVIAEIKRRSPSKGDLASIVDPAALAEQYADGGAAVISVLTEQRRFNGSLADLDAVRARVDVPLLRKDFTLDEYQIWEARAHGADLILLIVASLSDSQLREFSALSRELGMNVLVETHTEEEIERAVAAEARIIGVNVRNLKTLDVDRSVFASLAGLIPARALVIAESGVRGVDDVTHYAANGANAILVGEALVSDATPRDRIAEFTAAGAAAIAARA, encoded by the coding sequence ATGGCGACTGTTCTCGACGACATCAATGCCGGTGTCTGGGAGGATATGGAGGCCAGGAAGCGTCTCGTTTCGCTGGCGGAAGTGAAGGACCTGGCGGCGGCCGCGGCACCCGCGCGGGACGCCTGGTCGGCCCTCGGCGGCACCGCAGTGCAGCGGGACCAGCTGAAGGTCATCGCGGAAATCAAGCGGCGCAGCCCGTCCAAGGGCGACCTTGCCAGCATCGTGGATCCGGCAGCGCTGGCAGAGCAGTATGCCGACGGCGGCGCAGCCGTGATCAGCGTCCTCACCGAACAGCGGCGCTTCAACGGCTCCCTTGCGGACCTGGACGCCGTCCGTGCCCGCGTGGACGTTCCGCTGCTCCGCAAGGATTTCACGCTCGACGAGTACCAGATCTGGGAGGCCCGCGCCCACGGCGCGGACCTGATCCTGCTCATCGTGGCGTCGCTCTCCGACAGCCAACTCCGGGAGTTCAGCGCCCTCAGCCGCGAACTCGGCATGAACGTGCTTGTGGAGACGCACACGGAAGAGGAAATCGAACGTGCAGTGGCGGCTGAGGCGCGCATCATCGGCGTCAACGTGCGCAACCTGAAGACGCTCGACGTCGACCGTTCAGTTTTCGCCTCCCTCGCGGGACTGATTCCGGCCCGAGCCCTGGTCATCGCCGAATCCGGTGTGCGCGGCGTGGACGACGTGACGCATTACGCCGCCAACGGCGCCAACGCCATCCTGGTGGGCGAGGCCCTGGTCAGCGACGCAACGCCGCGTGACCGGATCGCCGAATTCACGGCGGCCGGCGCTGCCGCCATCGCCGCCCGGGCCTAG